In the genome of Equus caballus isolate H_3958 breed thoroughbred chromosome 3, TB-T2T, whole genome shotgun sequence, the window CCCTTCCGAGTCACTCCCCACCGCCACGGCAGGCTCTCAGACCCAGCGGATGATGCACCCCTGCCTGAACACCCTCCCAGGGACTCTCCACCACAGGGTAACCCTCCCCTCCCACATTCTATGCATGCCCCAACATTCTCTGTTGCCCCACACACACCGTGCCTTTCACACTTCGTGCCTTCCGCTTACACTCCTCTCCCCTAGCAAATTCTCCCTCATCCTTCAAGCCAGGGATCCCTTCTCTGGCACCACCAGGCATTAGGGTTGCATCCTGACACTCTGAAAAGTATTTAATACCGCAGTGTGGTTGCTGGTTAACAGGTTCACACCTCTCCCATCTAAACTGGGAACTCCAGCATACACGACTGTCTCCTCTGTCTAGTGGCACGCTTAGTCTGCTGTATGCTTAGTGTCTTGTGACCTGCAGCCTCATGACAACTTAAGGACGAGTCCATGATATGCACCCCAACTTCCATTTGCATTCAGCAGTGCCATTCAGTGGGCCCCTGGCCCTTCTGCTCTACAGCAGGCAGTAGGGAGCTCCTGAATTTTTCTTCTAGTTCTGCCCTTGAATCCATCAATTAAAAGGTGCTCAGGGCTTCAAAAGCTTGACATTTTGCAAATTACATTTTAAGTATCTCCCAAGCAAAATTATCCACACTTGCCCGGCCCTCCCAGatttcatacattcattcattcattcaacaaacctgtgagcaccaggcactgtgctagtgcACATAAGATACAGTCCCTGCCCATTAGAACTGAGGTGGGAGGAAGAGCACAGCTAGACAAGTGATAAGAAATTACAGCTGACAAATGCCATGGAGGTGTACAGAACTGCCAAGAGGACAGGTACACTTAACCTGGGAGGAAGTACCTGTTACGCTAACCCAAAAGAGGGGCAGGGAACAGACGGACCTActgggcagagggaatagcatatGCAAAGCCCTGGGGACCTTGGTGTATAAAGAAGTGAAAGAGACCGACATGAGGCTGGAAGCTGGAGAATCAGCAGGAGGAAGCACTAGGagtgaaaggaggaggaagagcaggctgTGCAGGGCCCTGACCACCAGGCCCAGGGCTTTAGACCAAAGCCTGGAGAGGCCGTGAGGAGCAGGGCAGTCACAGGGAGCTTCGTCTCGAAGAGCCCACTCCAGCTGCAACATGGAGGACGAAGGAGAGGCCGGTGGGAGCCAGAACTGGATGGAGGGAAACCAGAAGCTGCTAGGGCACATTTTTGCTATTAGAGGCCCTCCTTACAGCTCAGGGTCAGCGGCAAGTGTGAGCCCTGGGGCCTTTCCCGTGAAAGACGTGCTAGACTCAAATGCACGCGCCCAAAGGAGAAAAAGGGGGGAAGCTTTACTAATAGAACGTGGAGTTAGAAAAAGCCTGCCACCCGAGGTGTGACGGAGTCTCCACACTGGGGTCCAACGTCGAATGAATTAGGAGGCAGAAGGGAAAGAACCAAGGGATTTACTGGGAGAGGGAGGCAAAGAGGAAAAACGAGAACGAGGGAGCGAGCGAGCAAGACCGGGGGCAAGCGTACGTCCACACACAAACGGCTCCCAGAGCACGGATCTGAGGAGGCGGGCCCAGGGGTACCGCTCACTCGGTAGCCAGCGGTTAGGGGGTGAGAACCGTGAGCTCCATGTCGCCTGTGGGCTCTAAGAACTGAGAGATACTCACTGATTTAGCAGGAGTTTGGTGAGTTCCATGTAGTAAGGGCTGGGCATAGGGGTAAAAGTTTCTTCCTTTCGTTCGTGATCCCTAATGTTCTCCAACTTCTCTGAAATTTCAGaagtgaataaatacattttaccATCACCATAAcccaaacattttttttaaatcttccaaacTTACCAAGTGCCTATATTACCTATTCAGTCAActaacaaatacatgaaaaaaacaCTTTTTGGGATAACATGTCACTAGCTAGGTGATTCAGGGCCTATTTCCTCAAAAACTTCTCTTAGAGAAGGTGgtaaatttttgttattgttattgctttGACCTGCAGGAAATATTACTGAAAAGAACGCCAGAGTCAGAAGTTCTTTTCTGAGGGAAAGAGCAAAGTTTTCTACCTTTGAAGCAAGAAGTGACGAAAGTAACCAGTGACTGGAGAGATTTACTTATCTATAGCAAGCCTAGTTCAGAAGAGAGCGAGACAATCTACAGCTACCGCCCCTCcggcctgggggtggggtgagggtaaAGGGCTGAAAGCCGGGCATCTGGAACCAGCCGCTGAGCCCAGCCccaagcagcagcagcacccctccccacgtgccacaactgccTTGCCCCTCGCTCCTGTCTCACTGGCCTGAGGAAACCCTAGTCTTGAGTCTGGACTGCCCACTGTGGCGAAGGGACACACACAGACGCAACTATGCTGGGCGGTCTCACTTTAAATGTTTGACCATCCATCTCTGGGGGCCCATGGTGCCATCTTGCAATCTTACTGTACGTCCCGGGTCCATTCACCCCGTCACTTGCGATCCTGCCTGCCTCTTCGTGCCTTCTTTCCTCATCTTGCCGCCCCGGCTCTCCTCGAGGCCTTGCTGAGCCTGCACTCTCCTGCCACCACATCTCCCAACctccctgcctctgtccccacACAGGAGGAACAGCCTCCTGGACGTGCACTGGACCCTGCTCTCTCTCCCACCAGGACACCACTCCAGCAGCTCTCTCTCGCTCTTGAATGATCACTGTTTCGGTCACTATTTACCATTCCATCAAGTTTACTGCAACATCCtccatcttaaaaagaaaaccctcCCCTGACACCAATCCTCCTCCAGCTACCATCCATTTCTCACGCCCTTTACAGCAAAACTTCAAGAGTTGTCTGACACTGGCGTTAACTTCCTCCCCTCAACCACTCGGGTGGGGGTCTATCCCGCCCCGCCACCAACACAGCTCACCAAGGCCCAGCCAAACCCAACGGCTACACGTCAGTCTTCGCATCGGACAAGGGTCAGTCCTCCTTGGAGCATATTGACCACTTCGTGGCTGGAACACCACTCGGAGATCTCTTCTCATCTCGCTGATCCCTCCGGCTCTTCCTGACCTCTCAACAGTGGGGTATAGAGCTCAGGTGCCCGCCCCTTCTCCACTGCCTAAACCCACAGCCCCTGTgatctcctcctgcctcctggaaACACCACATGCTCACGACTTCCAAATTTACATCCCCAGATGAGCCCCTCTCAGAATTCCTGACTCCAGGCCCCACTGCCCACATTAATTCCACTTGGATAGCTAATAGGCACCTCGGGGTGACACATTCAAACCCCCACTCCTGGTTCCCAGTGCAGCCCACACACTGCTCCCGCAGCCTTCCTGTCCCAGGACACAGCAGCTCCACCTCGTCTGCAGCTCAGCCGATGACCCTGGCGGGCATCCTTAACTCCTCTCCCAGATCCAAGGCCTGTCCGTCAGCAAATCCCGCTAATTCTTTCTTCAAAACACCCCTACACTCCGACCACACGTGCCCACCTCCACCACCAGCTCAGCCTCCCTCAGCTCTCGCCTGGGTAACTCCCTACTACCCTCTCCCCACGCACATCTCTGCACGGCGGACGGATTCTTTGCTTTTCTATCATCTAAAGCAGAGTATAGAACACCTGTTCAAACCCTGCGGTAAATCAGAAGGACAACCCCGAacactggcaaggatgtggaacgaTGGGAAGGCTCATACATTTCTGGCGGGATTCTAACGATGGCTCAACCACTCTGGAGGGCTGGTTGGCAGTTTCCTTCAAAGTTAAGCACAGTCTGCcctatgacccaggaattccaccaCTCTAGGTAttcatttacccaagagaaataaaaacatacatccacaaaAAGACGTTGACAAGAATGTTCACAACAGCCTCATTCACAAACCCCAAAatgggaaacaacccaaacatgcACTAACCGAAGAATGGGGGACCAACCTGTGGCATCCTCATCCAGCGGGTGAAACAGAAGAGTGAGGTAATGACAGACACAACACTGGGGGCGAATCTCAAAAACATCGATCGAATAAgagaagccagagacaaaagcTGACACACTTGATTCCATTTAGAGGAGGTCCAAGAACAGGTGGGACTAATCGCAGCCGCAGAACCCGAAGGCAGCTGGCCCTTGGGCGGGGCCTACGTCTGATGAGGATGTTTCACCACCTCGCACCACATCAAGGCCCAGGCGCAGGAAaaggctcgggctcgctctctcCACGCCTGCTCTCTGACTCTGGCTCTTGGCCCGTACCGCCTTGGGTTTGGATGCACCAAAACTGCCAGAAGGGGATGCCGCGCTAAtagggccaggcctggggggcTCCCCGCTAACAAGGCCCTTCCAAGCAGAAGGCATGAGTTTCCCATTAGGCTTCAGGACCGCCAGAGTCCCTCTGCCCTTTAGgacggggagggaggagaaaatgcCCAGTCCTTCTTAAACTGTATTCAAGAGTATTCGAGAGTGCCCGCCTGACAGTGTCCTTGCTTCTAGGAGGCACATACTCCCAGATGTCCCCAGGGAGGGGACAATCACTATTGCTCAGAGGCTTTCCAAATTCTAAATGCCCCCACCCCAAATAAAATTAAGATTCTTTGCTATGATGAGCCACTCATGTTTCAGGTGGGGAAAAGACTGCAAAGGCTCAGGATGAAGTCCCTCTGCACCTTCGAtgcattattttctgtttttttaacagctttatttggACATAATtaacataccatacaattcactggtttaaagtgtacaatttggtggGTTTTAGTACACTCACACGGTTGTGCGTCCACCACTTCAatcaattctagaacattttcaccaccctAGAAAGGAACCCCACCATCCATCGACCCCCAAACCCCAGCCCTAGACAGCCACTCATCTGCTTTGTCCCTGCGGGTGTGCCCGTTCTGAACAGCTCGGATAAACGGAATGTCACAATAAATGCGTGGTCTGTGTGTCTGGTTGTTCACGCAGCATCCTGTTCTCAGGGCTCGCCCGCTGCAGCGGGATCAGTCCTCCACTCCTCTTTATGGCCGAATAACCCTCCCTCCCGTGGATGACGCATTATTTTCATGCATTCTCTACCACGTGAGATAACGACTCTGCTCCTCAACCTGCTAGactatacttattttttttcttgaactaGAACAAATGCTTCTTTAAGGTCCTATAGCATCCTTAGTTTTAGAGCAAGTTGAAATATCTTAAAACGAAAATCTGAACTAAGATTGGTAAACACACCCCGAACTAACACAGCATCAATAACAGCGGGCAGCAGCCTCCAAGGGGTGAGTCTGGGACCATTAACTCCGGCCCATTAGTGGTCAACGGAGCAGATGGAAGGACCCCCCACCTCCGCCAGCGGGAGGCCGGCACCGTGTCCACCCCGTCCTCACCCACGTCCATCCACTCGGGAGGCACCAGCCGACACTTCTGTCGTTGTTTCAGGTTGATGGCCAGCCACAGGGGCACGTCCACCGGCAAGCCGGGGTTAAAGGGCCCCAGGTCCCCCTGCGGAAGGAAAACGAGCCGCTCAGACGGTACAAAGGCATGACCGACCTCCCTGCggccaggaaggggaggggcacCGGACAGGCCGGAGCCCACCTGTGATCCCACCTGTCGCCCACCTGTGTGCCCACCTCTGCTCCCACCTGCACCCACCTGTACTCCCAGCTACGATCCCATCTGCCGCCCACCTGCGTGCCCACCTTTGCTCCCACCTGCGATCTTACTGTCCGTCCACCTGCGATCCCACTCTCCGCCCACCTGTGCTCCCACCTGTGCCCGGTCTCCTCAgagccgccgccccgcccccgcgccgaCCGAGCCCCGGAGCCCGCCGCCCGGCTGCCCCTCCGAAAGGCGGGGGCAGAGGAGGGTAGGACGAAGGAGAGGGCGGCGTCCGCACAAGCTCCGACCCCCGGGGGCCGGCCTCTCCCAGGCGCCGGTTCCTGAGGCAAACGCCCGCCGCTCGCCCCCGGCCCGCGCCCTCACCCCAATGAGGTAGATCTTGTCCAGACTGAAGTTCGGGATAATGGTAACCAGCTCCTTCTCGGCCAGAAACTCCACCTCGGCCGCGTCCATGGTGGCGTAGCAGCCTGCCCAGGACTCGCCGCCGCCTCCGACCCACAGCGACTCAGGAGAAGGTGCCGCGGACGCCGCTTTCCCGCCACCGCGCGGGGCCCACCCCCAGGCCGGAAGAAGCCTCGACCGGCCTATAGCAATGCGGCGCGGCGGCAGGAGGCGGGGCCCGCGGCTGCCACGAGCCCGCGGATTGGCGAGCTTGAACGAGGCTGAAGGCAGACCCCGCCCTTCTGCTGGACAgatccaggccccgcccctcccaggCTCCACACTCTCGCGCGCCCCGGCCCCACCCCATCCCGTGTCCCGGCCCCGCCCTTCTCATCTCCCAGCTCCACCCAGTCTCGCGTCCTGGCCCCGCCCCACTGGGGCCCCACCCCTTCCCGTGCCGGCTCCGCCCCTCCAAGGCTCCACCCCTTCCGCGTCCCGGCCCCGCCTCTCCCAGGCTCCACCCCTTCCGCGTCCCGGCCCCGCctctcccaggccccaccccttcCGCGTCCCGGCCCCGCctctcccaggccccaccccttcCGCGTCCCGGCCCCGCCTCCCCAAGGCTCCACCCCTTCCGCGTCCCGGCCCCGCCTCTCCCGGGCTCCACCCCCTTCGGCGCCCCGACCCCGCCTCCCCCCTGGGCCGCGCACCTGGCCTCCGTGGGCCCTCCTGCCCTGGCGCCAGACTTCCGTGTCCCTTCACCTGGCCCGGGCGCCTCCTGCCAACACCCTGAGTcaagctgggggtggggctcgGGGTGCGTCTACACTGGGCCCGCACCCGGCCAGGAGTAAATGCATTTATTGGGTCACGGCGTGACCTGGCTAGACAGACAGGGCCGCGCCCAGCGGAGTGAGAGAAGGCGTTGCCTCCTTTAATTTCTCAATCTTCCGTTCTCTCTACACGCGTTGGTTAAAATCTATAAACATGCAGATCCTTCACCCCACCCACATGTTCCGATTCAGAAGCTGCGGGGAGAGGCTCAGAATTTGTGCTTGGGCCGCACCCCAGGTGAGACTCATGAAGAGACAGGTTTGCACGACTGGAGCACGTATGTACCGATGCTCTCGTCTGCTCGGGGAACGGGAGCCCTCTGTGCGGACGGCTTGTGTGGCACGGAACAGCAGTGGTTCTCCGACTCGCCGCTGTCAGAGTCCCCTAGAAGATCCTGGGCGTCAACACGCGCGCTCCTGGAGAGCTGTGGTTcaggggtctggggtggggacagAAAGCTGAGTTTTCCCCAGGCCCAGGGTCATTTCGGTGGGGTGGTAAGGCCAGGACAGCTCCCTGGGACATGAGGCAGCAAGTGTAGGATCTGTGGGGACAGGCAGTGAGCTGGACTTGAATTCAAAACCCTGATCGTTAGGCCCTGAGAAAAAGCATAAGGGACAGGAGACTTCCAGGGTTCTGTACCCATGCCGGAGAGCTGCCCTACCCGAGATGATCCCATGCTTTCCTCTCCAatgctccccgcccccccccccccaccgaaACCTGCCCATGTAGGGTTGTTGGGAAGATGAAATAAGGCCGTAATTAAATTCTGCCCACTCACATGTCCTGGAAAGCTGTGTCTGTTATTTATCTGCATTGGAAATTGTCATTTACAGGCTTGGAGATTACCTTCATTGTGGGTCATTTATTATGACAAATACTTTCaaagaaaatacatgaaaagttCCTCTGGATGCTGTGTGACCAATGGCAAGTGaccactctgaacctcagtctccttatctgcaAAAGTGAGGTAGGAAGAGAAGGAGCCCCAGGGtgtctggggaggaggggacgCTGCAGGCCACCTGGCCCCTCCTGAAATAGAAGCTCCCTCGGGCATCTGCAGAGAGCGTGTGCCAACTTGTCTGGGTTTTGATGGATGggggattgttttcttgactgGAAAATATTTGTGTTCCAAAGTTGGCGAGGCTTCCCTCCTGGATTTTCTCAGCCTGTCAAAGagcagaggaaaagagccagTGGGAGAGCCAGGGTTCAGAGAGACCGTGGCGGGATGAGTAGGAGAGCCCGGTGTCCGCATCACCTGAGTCTCGGTGTCCGTGTCTGTAACATGGGGACAGTGCTGCTGCCTACCTCACTGGGCTGTTGGGAGAACAAGTGTGCAGCTTTACACACTGCAAAATGGGGACATCTTGGAGTCTCAGACTCGAGGGTCCACCTGGGTCCCTTGGGGGCTTGTTAAATGTCTTTGCCTTCCGGCAGtactattcacaagagccaaaggTGGAAGTGACCCACATGTCCATCactggaggaatggataaacaaaatgtggtctgtaCGTGCcgtggaatattattcggccatgaACAAGAATGCGGCCGATTCATGCTACagcgtggatgaaccttgaaaaccttaTGCTATGTGAGAGGAACCAGTCACAAAAACCATATCTGATTGCGTTTACATGAACCGTCTGGAATAGATAAACCATCCACGGAGACACATGCTAGTGTAGTGCTTGCCAAGAGCTGGGGGAGCAGGGAGCGGGGAGGGCCTGTTAATGGGTGTGGGGTTGcgtttggagtgatgaaaatgttctagaattagatagtggtgctggttgcacaactctgtaaatatactaagaaaccactgaattatactcTTTCAAAGGGTAAACTTTATAATATGTGTATcattcctcaataaagctgttattgaAAATGCCCCCGCCTAAGCTCCAGGCTCCGACTTTGTGACTCATGGAAACCGCACACTCAACACACTCCCCCGGAAGTTGTATTAACTGGGAAAAGTGGGAAGGGAAGCGATTTGCCCCAATCCAGTCCAGCTCTGAGCCACTCCCGGGATCCAGAGAGGACTTCTGAAGGCCCAGCCTCACGCTGGGCTCTCGAAGTGGGGGAAGGAGATGGCAAGGCCAGATAATGAGCTCCATGGTCAGGAATGAAGGGCTGGCGATCAAATacatgggtgggggtggggagggacaaatctccatgcagaagaattccacaTGATGTGGACAGAGAGATGCTCCCCACTCTTGAAGTGTAGGCCCCATgccacttccttccaaagaggagaGGATGGAAACAGGACACACAGAGTTACAGGAC includes:
- the GINS2 gene encoding DNA replication complex GINS protein PSF2, which produces MDAAEVEFLAEKELVTIIPNFSLDKIYLIGGDLGPFNPGLPVDVPLWLAINLKQRQKCRLVPPEWMDVEKLENIRDHERKEETFTPMPSPYYMELTKLLLNHASDNIPKADEIRTLIKDVWDTRIAKLRVSADRFVREQEAHAKLDNLTLMEINTSGAFLTQALNHMYKLRTNLQPSPSTQSQDF